One Prolixibacteraceae bacterium DNA segment encodes these proteins:
- a CDS encoding AAA family ATPase, with translation MDKLIGIIQRVTYHNQENGWTVLKVSPLDKPHELITVTVHQANVFAGATMEFEGEWTQHPKYGEQFKSTNTFERKPASASALEKYIGSGLIYGVGPKIAKRIVKYFGKDTLDVFEEDIERLTEVTGIAQAKLDQIKSSWIEHREIRNVMLFLQEYGVSTLFAVKIFKTYGNDAIKILQDNPYQLSKDIYGIGFFSADRIALSMGIEKDSPKRMKAAISHVLAASREQGHCYLELEHIQKNVETLLEANYSDLLVSEIQTMEQENDLKVRLKIENEAHIKCYYSKSLYYDELQTADIVKTFLSKIVSVDVVRVKTWLNLFNQKQEFPLSDEQFDSVLGACQQSFSILTGGPGCGKTTTTKALVRLLRAMKKRVILAAPTGRAAQRMSEVIGMDAQTIHRLLVWQPHTGQFKKNEEEPLETDFVIIDECSMLDISISASLLKAIPLTAQVLFIGDPNQLPSVGAGNVLKDLIESAKVPCFNLKKVFRQAQESHIIKFAHQIIKRQIPKIESPINSPNIWDGNTDCMFIDSEEATKEQMLFIKKITQSMKYVIQNEGVAFVREKTPDDIDDNYKSVIQEDDIYIKNTSETEIEEIRKRGVRSYIFNVPNDYLHTDIQLLLKSNNHASALKNIIKSIHPWSSLNYGFVASEMVVRLYSKTVRERLGANMEVQILTPMTVGSMGARNLNQLVQTTYNPHDENKANLQIGDRIFRIGDRVIQRRNNYDLEVFNGDIGQIASIDNQNITIEIAYSSGGTTRNVHYEKQDILDLDLAYAITIHKSQGSEFDVVIIPIVLQHFNMLYQNLIYTALTRAKKMAIFVGTRKALGIAVRNIDNRSRKTMLKTIIQE, from the coding sequence ATGGATAAACTCATAGGAATCATACAAAGAGTAACGTATCACAACCAAGAGAATGGTTGGACTGTACTTAAGGTAAGTCCGTTGGATAAACCGCATGAGTTAATAACAGTAACAGTACATCAAGCCAATGTATTTGCCGGAGCTACCATGGAATTTGAAGGCGAATGGACACAGCACCCAAAATATGGCGAGCAATTTAAGTCGACGAATACTTTTGAACGAAAACCTGCCAGTGCATCTGCATTAGAAAAATATATTGGTTCAGGTTTAATTTATGGAGTTGGCCCTAAAATAGCTAAGCGTATTGTAAAATATTTTGGAAAAGATACTTTGGATGTTTTTGAAGAAGATATTGAACGCCTTACCGAAGTTACAGGAATAGCACAAGCAAAACTAGACCAAATTAAGTCGTCATGGATTGAACATCGGGAAATAAGAAATGTCATGTTATTCCTACAAGAGTATGGTGTTAGTACTTTGTTTGCAGTTAAAATATTCAAAACTTATGGTAATGATGCAATAAAAATACTACAGGACAATCCTTATCAATTATCGAAAGATATTTATGGTATAGGATTCTTTTCAGCTGATAGAATTGCCTTAAGCATGGGCATTGAAAAAGATAGCCCCAAACGAATGAAAGCAGCTATTAGTCATGTTTTAGCAGCAAGTAGAGAACAAGGGCATTGTTATTTAGAGCTAGAACATATTCAGAAAAACGTTGAAACCTTACTGGAAGCAAATTACTCAGACCTGTTGGTAAGTGAAATACAAACCATGGAACAGGAAAATGATTTAAAGGTCAGGTTAAAAATAGAAAATGAGGCTCATATCAAATGTTATTACTCAAAATCACTCTATTACGATGAGCTACAGACCGCTGATATTGTAAAAACATTTTTATCAAAAATAGTAAGTGTCGATGTGGTTAGAGTAAAAACATGGCTGAACCTTTTTAATCAAAAACAAGAGTTCCCCTTAAGTGATGAACAATTTGATTCAGTATTAGGAGCCTGTCAACAATCATTCTCCATATTAACAGGAGGTCCAGGATGTGGTAAGACCACCACCACGAAGGCATTAGTGAGGCTCCTAAGAGCCATGAAAAAGCGGGTGATACTTGCTGCACCAACAGGAAGAGCTGCGCAACGCATGAGCGAAGTTATTGGTATGGATGCGCAAACAATTCATCGCTTATTAGTGTGGCAACCACATACTGGTCAATTTAAAAAAAATGAAGAAGAACCCTTAGAAACTGACTTTGTTATTATTGACGAATGCTCAATGTTGGATATTTCTATATCAGCATCCTTATTAAAAGCCATTCCTCTAACGGCACAAGTACTATTTATTGGCGACCCTAATCAATTGCCCTCTGTAGGTGCAGGGAATGTACTCAAAGATTTAATAGAAAGCGCTAAAGTACCGTGCTTTAACCTAAAGAAAGTATTCCGACAAGCACAAGAAAGTCATATAATTAAGTTCGCACATCAAATAATTAAACGACAAATACCTAAAATAGAATCACCAATTAATTCCCCCAACATATGGGACGGAAACACCGATTGCATGTTTATTGATTCGGAAGAAGCTACTAAAGAGCAAATGCTTTTTATCAAGAAGATTACGCAATCGATGAAATATGTAATTCAAAATGAAGGTGTGGCATTTGTAAGAGAAAAAACACCTGATGATATAGATGACAACTATAAATCGGTAATACAGGAAGATGACATTTATATAAAAAACACCTCTGAAACTGAAATTGAAGAAATTAGAAAACGTGGAGTCCGTTCATATATTTTCAATGTGCCAAATGATTATTTGCATACCGACATTCAGTTGTTGCTAAAATCTAACAATCATGCTTCTGCTCTAAAAAATATTATCAAAAGTATTCATCCCTGGTCTAGTTTAAATTACGGTTTCGTTGCTTCTGAAATGGTTGTTAGGCTTTATTCAAAAACAGTAAGAGAACGCCTCGGGGCAAATATGGAAGTCCAGATATTAACGCCAATGACAGTTGGCAGTATGGGGGCTCGTAACTTAAACCAATTGGTGCAAACCACTTACAATCCTCATGATGAAAACAAAGCGAACTTGCAGATTGGAGACCGTATATTTCGAATTGGAGACCGTGTAATTCAGCGCAGAAACAACTACGACCTTGAAGTTTTTAATGGTGATATTGGGCAAATTGCATCCATTGATAATCAAAACATAACAATAGAAATAGCTTATAGCTCTGGAGGAACAACAAGAAACGTTCATTATGAGAAACAAGATATTCTTGACCTTGACTTAGCCTATGCTATTACCATTCACAAATCTCAAGGAAGCGAATTTGATGTGGTTATTATACCGATAGTTTTGCAGCACTTTAATATGCTGTATCAAAACCTAATATACACCGCATTGACACGTGCGAAAAAGATGGCAATATTTGTAGGAACTAGAAAAGCGCTTGGGATAGCGGTTAGGAATATTGATAACCGCTCCAGAAAAACAATGTTGAAAACGATTATTCAAGAATAA
- a CDS encoding DEAD/DEAH box helicase: MAQQFGKTWWGEHFLQALTDIDYSNRLPRGRRYARNGSVKEVTSVNNRINAKVKGSTRTPYNVDITLPIFTKTEKTALIEAITHNPLVLSLLLNRELPHELNEIAQKHKIAVFPNTWSDFDMECSCPDWAVPCKHLASVIYILSAEIDRNPFLIFQLHGLDILKELTKSGMTLNEEMSISSFEQLFLDKPLEVVEENHIKDDHFDLSKVIPQTENLLSLLETKTVFYDKPFIPILSKKYKAVSRHSKALLNQDVVMFEPRVFDSMEKLEFFINDDTSFKKVIFHSDKGDLTFEASDDGLDSLINFLTRLPKKHEQRFSNDLKILYRAYHLSLKLAECGAFIPQLLELKKKQNVIRWIPAVINEDVNDLFDTLVKDISQELVQVQISARKRKYLSAREQSITLVSLFLTHFIKEVAPVSNRSYQGTESKIEQLFFNNHKHSFTELSENQIPEAIHQYLQRFHLSDKNYVPLIKIEDNAEENTFDLQLWVENRKDSMQEPLTLHNFIKDKTYNKFKASLFQSLASLSRDFPAIKPLISSSGTEQLIFDADSFAEVLLRILPLVKLLGIRILLPNSLKSLARPKASLKLDSKQSDSTGKSYMNLNEMLQFEWQIAIGDKTIPISEFKKLVRNVSGVVNIKGEYVLIDHKEIQTLLNNLDEDKELSRVDLLQSALSEEYQEAKITLSPAARKIVNELLQSEQKVIPKNLKATLRPYQERGYQWLYNNSKVGFGSIIADDMGLGKTLQVISLLLQFKHEGRLDKKKALIVVPTTLITNWQKEIERFAPELIPHIYHGAKREFKTTDCDMVITSYGMLRSDASKFQKVKWEVLAIDEAQNIKNAGTEQTKAVKKLKADVKIAMSGTPVENRLSEYWSLFDFVNKGYLGSAKYFKKAFASPIENDNNKQQLELFKKITDPFILRRLKTDKSIINDLPEKIEHDCFIQLAKEQTALYQNVVNTMLKSLNNTKEKSIERKGLVLKMMTALKQICNHPSQFLKKEDDRVELSGKTEMLLQLLRSIYENDEKVLIFTQYKEMGQILTRILEDAFDTKPLFLHGGIARNKRDALVEEFQNKSHKKIFIISIKAGGTGLNLTAANHVIHYDLWWNPAVEAQATDRAFRIGQKKNVIVHRLISKGTFEEKINQMLQDKKHLADLTVATGEKWIGDLSNTELKNLVNMNG; the protein is encoded by the coding sequence ATGGCACAGCAATTTGGCAAAACATGGTGGGGAGAACACTTTTTACAAGCATTAACAGATATTGACTATTCTAATAGGTTACCCCGTGGTAGAAGATATGCCCGTAATGGTTCTGTGAAGGAAGTTACTTCTGTAAACAATAGAATTAATGCTAAGGTTAAAGGAAGTACACGTACTCCTTATAACGTTGATATTACTCTTCCAATATTTACAAAAACAGAAAAAACAGCGTTAATAGAGGCTATTACGCATAACCCATTGGTTCTTTCTCTTTTACTAAATCGGGAGTTACCACATGAGCTGAATGAAATTGCACAGAAGCATAAAATAGCAGTTTTTCCAAATACATGGTCTGATTTTGATATGGAATGTTCCTGTCCCGACTGGGCAGTACCTTGTAAACATCTAGCCTCAGTAATATATATACTTTCTGCAGAGATTGACAGAAATCCATTTTTAATTTTTCAATTACATGGACTAGACATACTGAAAGAGCTGACAAAATCAGGAATGACACTTAATGAGGAGATGAGTATTTCAAGTTTTGAACAACTATTCCTTGATAAACCTCTTGAAGTGGTAGAGGAGAATCATATTAAGGATGATCATTTTGATCTTTCGAAAGTGATACCGCAAACAGAGAACCTATTATCGCTACTCGAGACCAAAACTGTTTTTTACGACAAACCTTTTATTCCCATATTGAGCAAAAAATACAAGGCTGTAAGTCGTCATTCTAAAGCATTGCTGAATCAAGATGTTGTAATGTTCGAGCCGAGAGTTTTTGACAGTATGGAAAAGTTGGAGTTCTTTATTAATGATGACACCTCTTTTAAAAAAGTCATATTTCATTCCGATAAAGGAGATTTGACTTTTGAAGCATCAGATGATGGTTTGGATTCATTGATTAACTTTTTAACCCGCTTACCAAAAAAACACGAACAACGTTTCTCTAATGACTTAAAGATTTTGTACCGAGCATATCATTTAAGTCTAAAATTGGCTGAATGTGGAGCTTTCATTCCTCAGCTACTCGAATTGAAGAAGAAACAGAATGTGATCCGATGGATTCCGGCCGTTATTAATGAGGATGTAAATGATTTGTTTGACACCTTAGTGAAAGATATATCTCAAGAATTGGTACAAGTACAAATCAGTGCAAGAAAGAGAAAATATCTATCCGCTCGTGAGCAGAGCATAACGCTTGTCTCTCTTTTTTTAACTCACTTTATAAAGGAAGTAGCACCTGTTTCAAATCGGTCATATCAGGGTACTGAATCTAAAATAGAACAATTATTCTTCAATAATCACAAGCATTCATTTACAGAGCTTAGTGAAAACCAAATCCCAGAAGCCATACATCAATACCTTCAACGGTTTCACCTAAGCGACAAAAACTATGTACCATTAATTAAAATAGAAGATAATGCGGAGGAAAATACCTTTGACCTACAATTATGGGTTGAAAACCGTAAAGATTCCATGCAAGAACCATTAACCCTCCATAATTTCATTAAAGATAAAACATATAATAAATTCAAAGCCTCATTGTTTCAATCACTGGCAAGCTTATCGAGAGATTTCCCTGCCATAAAACCACTGATTTCTTCTTCGGGTACAGAACAATTAATATTTGATGCAGATAGCTTTGCTGAAGTATTGTTAAGAATATTGCCCTTGGTTAAACTATTGGGAATCCGTATTTTATTACCAAATTCGCTAAAAAGCCTTGCTCGACCTAAGGCATCATTAAAATTAGACAGCAAACAATCCGATTCTACAGGCAAGAGTTACATGAATCTTAATGAAATGCTTCAATTTGAATGGCAAATAGCTATAGGAGATAAAACCATCCCGATTAGCGAATTTAAAAAATTAGTTAGGAATGTATCCGGAGTAGTTAATATCAAAGGAGAATATGTGCTGATTGATCACAAAGAGATTCAAACACTACTGAATAACTTGGATGAAGATAAAGAACTGTCTCGTGTTGATTTACTTCAATCTGCCCTATCAGAGGAATATCAAGAAGCAAAAATCACACTTTCACCAGCTGCCCGGAAGATTGTAAATGAATTATTACAGAGTGAACAAAAAGTAATTCCGAAGAATTTAAAAGCGACTTTACGTCCATACCAGGAGCGTGGATATCAATGGTTATATAACAATAGTAAAGTAGGATTTGGAAGTATTATTGCCGATGACATGGGACTGGGTAAAACTCTACAAGTCATTAGTTTGCTACTGCAATTTAAACACGAAGGTCGTTTAGATAAGAAAAAAGCTCTAATTGTTGTTCCTACCACTCTTATTACGAACTGGCAAAAAGAAATTGAACGATTTGCACCGGAATTAATTCCACATATTTATCATGGAGCAAAACGTGAATTTAAAACAACAGATTGTGATATGGTAATTACCTCCTATGGTATGTTGCGCAGTGATGCATCCAAATTTCAAAAGGTTAAGTGGGAAGTGTTGGCTATTGATGAAGCTCAAAACATAAAAAACGCAGGTACTGAGCAGACTAAAGCAGTTAAGAAATTGAAAGCAGATGTAAAGATTGCAATGAGTGGTACACCTGTTGAAAATAGATTGAGTGAATACTGGAGCCTATTCGATTTTGTAAATAAAGGCTACTTGGGCTCAGCCAAATATTTCAAGAAAGCTTTTGCATCTCCAATTGAAAATGACAACAACAAACAGCAACTTGAACTATTCAAAAAAATAACCGACCCCTTTATACTTCGACGTTTAAAAACAGATAAGTCAATTATAAATGATTTACCCGAAAAAATTGAGCATGACTGTTTTATTCAGCTCGCTAAAGAACAAACTGCACTCTATCAGAATGTAGTGAATACCATGCTTAAATCGCTTAATAATACCAAAGAAAAATCAATAGAAAGAAAAGGTTTAGTACTTAAAATGATGACAGCCTTGAAGCAGATATGTAATCATCCATCTCAATTTCTTAAAAAAGAAGATGATAGGGTTGAACTATCAGGGAAAACCGAAATGCTGTTACAACTACTCAGATCAATATATGAGAATGATGAAAAAGTATTGATTTTCACTCAATACAAAGAAATGGGACAGATACTTACTCGTATTCTGGAAGATGCTTTTGATACCAAGCCTCTATTTTTACATGGTGGTATTGCTCGTAACAAAAGAGATGCTTTGGTTGAAGAATTTCAGAACAAGAGCCATAAGAAAATCTTTATTATTTCAATAAAAGCCGGAGGCACGGGCTTAAACTTAACAGCAGCGAACCATGTTATTCATTACGATCTTTGGTGGAATCCCGCAGTTGAAGCTCAAGCTACAGATAGAGCTTTTAGAATTGGTCAGAAAAAGAATGTAATAGTACATCGCTTAATTTCTAAAGGGACCTTTGAAGAAAAAATCAATCAGATGTTACAGGATAAAAAACACTTGGCTGATTTAACTGTAGCAACTGGCGAAAAATGGATTGGTGACTTATCTAACACAGAACTTAAAAACCTTGTTAACATGAATGGTTAG
- a CDS encoding helix-turn-helix domain-containing protein → MRELESQKEKLQSTNWNQSKGAPTQSLQTEKSIDKTATEPTIKQQILQLLHTITHHTQVLVQELEKPIKRQPTQQNHSQWLDTPEVVNQLHVSARTIQRYRSKGILPYTKIEGKIYYKQEEIEKILENRYRRIQK, encoded by the coding sequence ATGAGAGAGTTAGAATCCCAAAAGGAGAAACTCCAAAGCACAAATTGGAACCAATCGAAAGGAGCACCAACACAGAGCCTCCAAACAGAAAAAAGTATCGACAAAACAGCAACAGAACCAACCATAAAACAACAAATCCTTCAACTGCTTCATACCATCACACACCACACACAGGTTCTCGTTCAAGAGTTAGAGAAGCCAATCAAAAGGCAACCCACACAACAGAACCATAGCCAATGGCTCGACACACCAGAAGTAGTCAACCAACTACATGTATCAGCCAGAACCATACAAAGGTATCGATCCAAAGGCATCCTTCCTTACACCAAGATAGAGGGAAAAATATACTACAAACAAGAAGAGATAGAGAAGATATTAGAAAACAGATATCGTAGAATACAGAAGTAA